In the genome of Fusarium fujikuroi IMI 58289 draft genome, chromosome FFUJ_chr02, one region contains:
- a CDS encoding related to ARO1-arom pentafunctional enzyme encodes MSVQQVSSEQGSVSGDSLQSNQVSQLQRHGYLFGKKLTASLSPFLHNVIYQDLGLKWGQVRLDSADIPGFLELAQHPDFYGASVTMPNKVAIIPYLDELTEECRDVGACNTLFIRERDGRRIFCGANTDVIGIRDSFYQNIDNPDAVFHNKPALVVGGGGAARSAIYALRKWMKVKTIYLVNRDEAEVTAVIADCAERGYGEGLLHVKDVSQAQGLEAPGAIVACVPDFEPETEEEIRARAVTETFLDKEQKGAILEMCYNPTPFTRLGGIAEDKGWKVILGTEALIYQGLEQDKYWTGKQLDEMPIEKVHVAIAEKVAQRAEAAKL; translated from the exons ATGTCTGTCCAACAAGTCTCCTCTGAGCAAGGCTCCGTCTCTGGAGACTCTCTCCAATCGAACCAGGTCTCACAGCTCCAGCGCCACGGATACCTCTTTGGCAAGAAATTGACTGCTTCGCTGTCGCCGTTTCTTCATAATGTTATTTATCAAGATTTGGGATTGAAGTGGGGTCAGGTTAGACTTGATTCAGCCGATATTCCTGGTTTTTTGGAGTTGGCGCAACATCCCGACTTTTACG GCGCCTCAGTTACTATGCCCAACAAGGTCGCCATCATCCCATACCTAGATGAACTCACAGAAGAATGCCGCGACGTCGGCGCCTGCAACACCCTCTTCATCCGTGAGCGCGACGGCCGCCGTATCTTCTGCGGCGCAAACACAGACGTCATTGGCATCCGCGACTCATTCTACCAAAACATCGACAACCCCGACGCTGTTTTCCACAACAAGCCCGCCCTCGTAGTCGGCGGTGGCGGCGCCGCCAGAAGCGCTATCTACGCGCTGCGCAAGTGGATGAAGGTCAAGACGATCTACCTCGTCAACCGCGACGAGGCAGAAGTCACCGCCGTGATCGCCGACTGCGCTGAGCGCGGCTACGGCGAGGGTTTGCTACATGTCAAGGATGTCTCACAGGCACAAGGCCTCGAAGCGCCCGGTGCAATCGTAGCGTGCGTGCCAGACTTTGAGCCCgagacagaagaggagatTCGCGCGCGCGCAGTGACAGAAACATTCTTGGACAAGGAGCAGAAGGGCGCTATTCTGGAGATGTGCTACAACCCCACACCGTTCACACGATTAGGTGGTATCGCGGAGGATAAAGGGTGGAAGGTGATTCTGGGAACGGAGGCGTTGATTTATCAGGGACTAGAGCAGGATAAGTACTGGACCGGGAAACAGTTGGACGAGATGCCGATTGAAAAGGTGCATGTTGCTATTGCGGAGAAGGTTGCGCAGAGGGCGGAGGCGGCGAAGCTATGA
- a CDS encoding related to dehydroshikimate dehydratase yields MAAKYGFQGIEVFYEDLVDLAKSLPGGDTPSNQITAAHTIRDLCAARSLAIICLQPFMHFGGLIDRQAQAQQFEELKLWFELCHALETDLILFPSSFLPEDQLTDDMDVIAADFTVAADMGLEQQPQIKFAFEALCWGTRINKWEQSWDIIQRVDRENFGICLDSYNILGRIYADPAAVGGKTKDCESVTKESIKRILTDVDVSKVFLVQVADGEKLSSPLNESHPFYNAEQPSRMSWSRNARLFYGESSYNAYLPCKQLLRAVVQGLGFEGWLSFEVFNRRFCDRDQIVPEETAKRAAESWEKMKVELGLRTADDVQPRLQAML; encoded by the coding sequence ATGGCTGCCAAATACGGCTTCCAAGGCATAGAAGTCTTCTACGAAGACCTCGTCGACCTCGCAAAGTCCCTCCCTGGCGGCGACACACCCTCCAACCAAATAACCGCCGCCCACACAATCCGTGACCTCTGCGCCGCCCGCTCCCTCGCCATCATCTGTCTCCAACCCTTCATGCACTTTGGCGGTCTCATCGATCgtcaagcacaagcacagcAATTTGAAGAGTTAAAGTTGTGGTTTGAGCTATGTCACGCTCTTGAAACAGATCTCATCTTGTTCCCTAGTAGTTTCTTACCAGAGGACCAACTTACGGATGATATGGATGTTATAGCCGCTGACTTCACGGTGGCTGCTGATATGGGCCTGGAGCAACAGCCGCAGATTAAGTTTGCTTTTGAGGCTTTGTGTTGGGGAACGAGGATCAACAAGTGGGAGCAAAGTTGGGATATAATCCAGCGCGTTGACCGTGAGAACTTCGGTATCTGCCTGGATAGCTATAACATCCTCGGTCGCATCTACGCCGACCCTGCAGCTGTCGGCGGCAAGACAAAGGACTGTGAGAGCGTCACCAAAGAGTCCATCAAGCGAATCCTCACAGATGTCGACGTCAGCAAAGTCTTTCTAGTGCAAGTGGCTGACGGTGAGAAACTCAGCTCACCTCTGAACGAGAGCCATCCGTTTTACAACGCGGAGCAACCGTCGCGGATGAGCTGGTCGAGGAACGCGAGGTTATTCTACGGGGAGAGTTCGTATAATGCATATCTCCCGTGTAAGCAATTACTGAGGGCTGTTGTGCAAGGGTTGGGGTTTGAAGGGTGGTTGAGCTTTGAGGTGTTTAATAGGAGGTTTTGTGATAGGGATCAGATTGTGCCGGAGGAGACGGCCAAGAGGGCGGCTGAGTCgtgggagaagatgaaggttgaGCTGGGTTTGAGAACAGCGGATGATGTTCAGCCAAGGTTGCAGGCCATGCTGTAA
- a CDS encoding probable catabolic 3-dehydroquinase: MSRRLLLINGPNLNLLGTREPHIYGSTTLADVESSASAQAESLSSSLESFQANSEGAIVDRIHEARGKVDAIIINAGAYTHTSVAIRDALVGVDIPFVEVHITNVHAREAFRHHSYLCDKAEAVICGLGVFGYSAAIEYAVKHLKLRTKL; the protein is encoded by the coding sequence atgtctcgtcgtctcctcctcatcaacggCCCaaacctcaatctcctcggCACACGCGAGCCACACATCTACGGCTCAACGACCCTCGCGGACGTAGAGTCCTCCGCCTCAGCACAAGCAGAGTCCCTATCCTCCAGCCTAGAATCCTTCCAAGCCAACAGCGAAGGCGCCATCGTCGACCGGATCCACGAGGCGCGAGGCAAAGTCGATgcgatcatcatcaacgcgGGCGCGTACACACATACCAGCGTGGCTATAAGGGACGCGCTGGTGGGAGTTGACATCCCGTTTGTGGAGGTGCACATCACGAATGTCCATGCGAGAGAGGCTTTTAGACATCATAGTTATCTGTGTGATAAGGCCGAGGCGGTGATTTGTGGGTTGGGGGTTTTTGGGTATAGTGCTGCGATTGAGTATGCTGTTAAGCACTTGAAGTTGAGGACGAAGCTGTGA
- a CDS encoding QUTG-like quinic acid utilization family protein yields MEQHELDDIYAFAVQLGKDAGDMLMAAAQRRIDGNGQSSSAVSYVEKENSVDIVTKTDNDVENFIRTTVLSKYPDHGFLGEESYSAGASRTYLVDDKPTWVVDPLDGTVNFTHLFPMFCVSIALVVKGVPVIGVINAPFLRQFFSSCTGRGAWLNETQRLPLIRNPIPPMPANAPSACTFSCEWGKDRRDIPDGNMSRKIESFVNMASERNGRGGKGGMVHGMRSLGSATLDLAYTAMGSFDIWWEGGCWEWDVAAGFAILEEAGGLVTTANPPSDPETADITRAHLGGRLYLAIRPAGSSATETGRQTQERTVREVWKRVRELDYKRPGV; encoded by the exons atgGAGCAGCACGAGTTGGACGATATTTACGCTTTTGCCGTGCAGCTCGGCAAGGATGCCGGTGACATGCTCATGGCCGCTGCTCAGCGCCGCATCGATGGGAATGGGCAGTCTTCGAGTGCCGTTTCGTATGTTGAGAAAGAGAACTCGGTAGATATCGTGACAAAGACAGACAATG ATGTTGAGAACTTTATTCGCACAACTGTTCTCAGTAAATATCCCGATCATGG ATTCCTTGGAGAAGAGTCCTACTCTGCTGGTGCTTCACGAACATACCTCGTTGACGACAAGCCAACATGGGTAGTTGATCCTCTCGATGGCACCGTCAACTTCACACATCTCTTCCCCATGTTCTGCGTATCGATCGCTCTAGTCGTCAAAGGTGTTCCAGTCATTGGCGTCATCAATGCCCCATTTCTCCGCcaattcttctcatcatgcaCAGGCCGAGGCGCATGGCTCAACGAGACACAGCGACTACCATTGATTCGAAACCCGATCCCTCCGATGCCTGCTAATGCGCCTAGCGCTTGTACGTTTTCTTGTGAATGGGGCAAGGACCGTCGCGATATTCCAGACGGCAACATGTCACGAAAGATCGAGTCTTTTGTGAATATGGCTTCGGAGAGAAATGGGAGGGGAGGAAAGGGTGGTATGGTCCATGGCATGCGAAGCTTGGGCAGTGCGACTTTGGATCTTGCTTACACTGCTATGGGTTCTTTTGATATCTGGTGGGAGGGTGGATGCTGGGAATG GGACGTCGCGGCCGGTTTCGCGATTCTAGAAGAGGCTGGTGGTCTTGTAACAACTGCCAACCCTCCCAGCGACCCAGAGACTGCCGACATTACAAGGGCACATCTTGGAGGCCGGCTGTATCTAGCTATACG TCCCGCCGGATCGTCAGCAACAGAAACAGGACGGCAGACACAAGAACGAACTGTGAGAGAGGTATGGAAACGTGTCCGAGAATTAGATTACAAGCGCCCAGGCGTATAa
- a CDS encoding related to MSH4-meiosis-specific protein translates to MDVNIELLRSMPSRTASRSSSSYFQSSNSQAHLDHPAALNSLAPRRPQTSLSEYSGYDHSGNSTRPNISRPSTVHPGSRPGTASGRKSRNGNASSILGLSEAQTIVCAVSEARGVSPAVGIAFVNVSLGEAVISQICDNQSYVKTIHKIQLSAPSRILFMTTACPPNNPSSLFSLVQDLIPEAQIDAMERSAWSETEGLEYIHNLAFKDDIEPLKVATKGKFYATSSLAAAMKYIQQHFSINFVPHSLRIQYRPSEDTMMIDISAIQSLEIMQNIRNSKSKDSLFGLLNHTCTPMGSRMLRSNILQPPTRQDLFIIPRYDALDELTTNEEMFLEIRKGKFCSDNLIIVPTNADVQQVEEQINQVLMIKSFLESIPKLHTALGPANSVLLTKVRELCRPEITSHSLNIIRQTIEADVTYMKSALDLRNQRTFAVKAGINGMLDVARQTYKELTEDIHQHIDALNEAHGLDANLRYDNGRKYWLRLRAADFDDRPLPDLLINVVRKKDKIECQTLDLVKLNLRLSDTSNEVVIRSDKVIQDLLKELRSDVPHLFRVCESVALVDMITSFAQLATTRDYVKPDLSTTLALKAARHPVLDKTMNGRFVPNDYYSTEQYCFHIVTGCNMSGKSTYIRAVALLQIMAQIGSFVPAEYAAFSIIHTIFARVSLDDNIESNLSTFSVEMREMSFILRNIDDQSLAVIDELGRATSNRDGLAIAIAMSEALIQTKASVWFATHYIDLTKVLADRPGILNLHLAATTSTTEDGLPHITMLYKATSGAIRGEEHYGINLARAIGLPQSFIDKAEEVAKDIRRRRETAKRSSESTRLVARRKLILNLQDALRQAKDSGSEEALPGYLQRLQEDFVARMEEVDNM, encoded by the exons ATGGATGTCAATATAGAGCTGTTACGCTCCATGCCATCTAGAACCGCTAGCCGCTCGTCCTCGAGTTACTTCCAGAGCAGCAATAGCCAAGCACATCTCGACCATCCTGCCGCACTGAACTCCTTGGCCCCTAGGCGACCACAGACCAGTCTAAGCGAATACTCTGGATACGATCACTCAGGAAATAGCACAAGGCCTAACATCTCAAGACCTTCTACCGTCCACCCTGGATCAAGACCTGGTACAGCGTCTGGAAGAAAGTCTCGAAACGGAAATGCCTCTTCCATCCTCGGGCTTAGCGAGGCGCAGACCATCGTATGCGCAGTCAGTGAGGCCCGCGGAGTTTCTCCCGCAGTTGGTATCGCATTTGTCAATGTTTCTCTTGGTGAAGCTGTCATCAGTCAAATATGTGACAACCAGTCGTATGTCAAGACAATCCACAAGATCCAGCTGTCGGCGCCCTCACGCATTCTCTTCATGACTACTGCCTGTCCACCAAACAACCCTAGttccctcttttctcttgtccAAGACCTTATTCCTGAAGCCCAAATCGACGCAATGGAACGGTCAGCATGGTCAGAGACAGAAGGGCTGGAGTATATCCACAACCTAGCTTTCAAGGATGACATCGAACCTTTGAAGGTGGCTACGAAGGGTAAGTTCTATGCCACTAGTTCTCTTGCCGCT GCAATGAAGTATATCCAGCAACACTTCTCAATCAACTTCGTGCCGCACTCGCTCCGCATCCAATACCGACCTTCAGAAGATACCATGATGATTGACATTTCGGCGATTCAATCGCTTGAGATCATGCAGAATATCCGAAACTCAAAGTCTAAGGACTCACTATTTGGCCTGCTGAACCATACATGCACCCCGATGGGTTCAAGGATGCTTCGTAGCAATATCCTGCAGCCACCCACTCGGCAAGATCTCTTTATCATACCCCGGTATGATGCGCTGGACGAGTTAACCACTAATGAAGAAATGTTCTTGGAGATTCGCAAAGGCAAGTTTTGCAGCGATAAC TTGATCATTGTTCCCACCAATGCCGATGTCCAACAAGTAGAAGAACAGATCAACCAGGTCCTCATGATAAAAAGCTTTCTGGAGTCAATCCCCAAACTTCACACGGCATTGGGGCCTGCCAACAGCGTATTACTAACCAAGGTCCGAGAGCTTTGTCGCCCTGAAATCACAAGCCACAGTCTCAATATTATCCGTCAGACCATTGAAGCAGACGTCACTTACATGAAGTCTGCGCTAGATCTTCGAAATCAGAGAACCTTTGCAGTCAAAGCGGGCATCAACGGAATGCTTGATGTTGCTCGCCAGACATACAAAGAGCTCACCGAAGACATCCACCAGCACATCGATGCTTTGAATG AGGCACACGGACTTGATGCCAACCTCCGATACGATAATGGGCGCAAGTATTGGCTCAGGCTGCGAGCGGCAGACTTCGATGACCGTCCCCTTCCGGATTTGTTGATCAATGTGGTGcgaaagaaagacaagattGAATGCCAGACACTCGACTTGGTCAAGCTCAATCTGAGATTATCGGATACCTCCAACGAGGTTGTCATTCGAAGCGACAAGGTTATACAAGACTTGCTGAAAGAACTACGCTCTGATGTTCCACACTTGTTCCGTGTCTGCGAATCGGTTGCGCTTGTCGACATGATCACTTCTTTTGCGCAGCTTGCAACTACCCGGGACTACGTGAAGCCAGATCTCAGCACGACGCTCGCATTGAAAGCAGCGAGACACCCTGTCCTCGATAAA ACTATGAACGGCAGGTTTGTGCCTAATGATTACTATTCTACAGAGCAATATTGTTTCCACATCGTGACGGGTTGTAACATGAGTGGGAAAAGTACCTACATACGGGCGGTCGCATTACTTCAGATCATGGCGCAAATCGGATCGTTTGTGCCTGCCGAGTATGCCGCTTTCTCCATCATCCACACCATATTTGCTCGGGTTTCGCTTGACGACAACATTGAGAGTAACCTTTCTACCTTTTCTGTTGAAATGCGGGAAATGTCCTTCATCCTGAGGAACATTGACGACCAGAGTCTCGCTGTGATTGACGAGTTGGGCCGGGCCACAAGCAACCGAGATGGCCTAGCGATTGCGATTGCAATGTCTGAAGCATTGATTCAAACCAAAGCATCCGTATGGTTTGCTACTCACTACATTGATCTGACAAAGGTTCTCGCGGATCGACCAGGtattctcaacctccaccTGGCTGCCACTACCTCAACAACTGAAGATGGATTGCCTCATATTACGATGCTTTACAAGGCGACCTCTGGTGCCATCAGAGGCGAAGAGCACTATGGCATCAATCTGGCACGTGCTATCGGGCTTCCTCAGTCCTTTATTGACAAAGCAGAAGAAGTGGCGAAGGACATCAGGCGAAGACGAGAAACTGCCAAGCGTAGCTCAGAGTCAACCAGACTTGTGGCTCGTCGAAAGctcattctcaacctgcAGGATGCCCTTAGACAGGCTAAGGATTCTGGAAGCGAGGAAGCCCTTCCCGGGTATCTGCAGCGTTTGCAAGAAGACTTTGTCGCTCGTATGGAGGAAGTTGACAACATGTAG
- a CDS encoding related to D-mandelate dehydrogenase, whose translation MLRPILIAGEDFIEVAKACSQIITSRRRRLLFGPSTITSQDRRAYRPRTDTVVLLPIGDSISSVNDALRLINRFADIDDIYSPPFARAAVIRSSTERGFVEVLKKFEASGHFSAVYHASPGSSQGYLPPGPYFLCRDGIHQAYRLYEDTLDSFLFGVIPDDVLNLKRYIPLNLLSRNRLWKSIAVPSRLYSVRTPTTPLAGARMGIKDIFRLEGTQTTMMSRPWIELYGPNEQSADYTKKLIKLGAVIVGKTKMTSFASPEEPTDQWSAFWSLCYDYYHGFDSFRDEYSAKFGKKPFVSSVVRFRWDVGKDVTFQKYATYMKKLEVFRNWFTENVMGPDSKALSDAILMMPYGEPHPEYRDEANPSAGIFPTIAEKFISPILHAPQLVLPFAQMPYLSKVSGRLEMRPIASTMIGAKGSDLMLIKLDTEAFKKAGWPRSIQTGRYMYPVADNARNVGSVSGESLAAYETRQRAVQELQSEFGNKSSDFVCNAM comes from the exons ATGCTTCGTCCCATTCTAATAGCTGGCGAAGATTTCATAGAGGTAGCCAAAGCTTGCAGT CAGATCATCACTAGTCGTCGACGGCGTCTCCTATTTGGTCCATCCACAATCACTT CTCAAGATCGCAGAGCCTACCGGCCTCGAACCGATACTGTTGTCCTCCTTCCGATTGGCGACTCAATATCCTCAGTAAACGATGCCTTGCGGCTCATCAATCGCTTTGCCGATATTGACGATATCTACTCTCCGCCATTCGCCCGTGCCGCTGTTATTCGGTCCAGTACTGAAAGAGGTTTCGTAGAGGTGCTCAAAAAGTTTGAAGCTTCGGGCCACTTCTCCGCCGTCTATCATGCGTCCCCAGGCTCCTCACAGGGCTATCTTCCTCCAGGTCCATACTTCCTCTGCCGTGATGGAATTCACCAAGCATATCGCCTATATGAGGACACTCTGGACAGTTTTCTTTTTGGAGTCATCCCAGATGATGTCTTGAACCTCAAAAG GTATATCCCTCTCAATCTGCTCAGCCGAAATAGACTGTGGAAGAGCATCGCCGTCCCAAGTCGTCTCTACTCTGTTAGAACCCCCACAACTCCTCTTGCTGGTGCGCGTATGGGCATCAAAGATATCTTCCGCCTTGAAGGTACTCAGACGACCATGATGAGCAGGCCGTGGATTGAGCTTTATGGACCGAATGAGCAGAGCGCCGACTACACCAAGAAACTCATAAAGTTGGGCGCGGTGATCGTGGGCAAAACCAAGATGACTTCTTTCGCATCCCCCGAAGAACCAACAGACCAGTGG AGTGCCTTCTGGTCATTGTGCTATGACTACTACCACGGATTCGACAGCTTCCGTGATGAATATAGCGCCAAGTTCGGCAAGAAACCTTTCGTCAGCTCAGTCGTGCGATTCCGATG GGATGTTGGAAAAGATGTCACCTTCCAGAAGTACGCGACATACATGAAGAAACTAGAGGTTTTCAGAAACTGGTTCACTGAGAACGTCATGGGTCCTGATTCAAAGGCACTTTCTGACGCCATACTCATGATGCCCTACGGAGAACCTCATCCAGAGTATCGTGATGAGGCAAACCCATCAGCTGGGATCTTCCCTACAATCGCAGAGAAGTTCATCTCGCCTATCCTGCATGCTCCTCAACTCGTACTACCATTTGCTCAGATGCCGTACCTGTCAAAGGTCAGTGGAAGACTCGAGATGCGGCCCATTGCTAGCACTATGATAGGAGCTAAAGGAAGTGATCTGATGCTCATCAAACTTGACACTGAGGCGTTCAAAAAGGCTGGGTGGCCTAGAAGCATCCAGACGGGTCGCTATATGTATCCTGTTGCTGATAATGCGAGGAATGTTGGTTCAGTGTCTGGTGAGAGTCTTGCGGCGTATGAGACGAGACAAAGAGCTGTCCAGGAGCTGCAGAGCGAGTTCGGAAACAAGAGTAGTGATTTTGTTTGCAATGCCATGTAA
- a CDS encoding related to acyl-CoA dehydrogenase, medium-chain specific, mitochondrial precursor, producing the protein MVDFKLSPAQQEARRHAQAFANTILTKAPAEYNAQKDQFSRFQATRPFYREAVRHGLIKAQVPIPLGGTMEGLVHESIILEELFAVEPATSLTIVATALGLMPLILSDSTALQEKFLKPFISGEGEPLASLMHSEPGGTANWLQKGGPGLQTTARKVGNEWIINGEKLWPSNSGGWDYKGADLACVVVRISDDPSKPQDPNVEPATQIAVLLVTRETIANNKEEAYQVLGEPELAGQITASGPHTRFTEFRVPHENLLCTPGLKAQGLIEQAFAMSAALVGAMAIGTARAAFEEALAFAKSDSRGGSKPIIEHQSVADKLIDCKIRLETSRLLVWKAVTTLEDEALEWKIKLEMAMQTKIYTTDVAVECVIDAMKAVGMKAYAKDMSFPRLLNDVMCYPLFDGGNVGLRRRQMQRVMALEDYEPWAATYGPSKIDKSRL; encoded by the exons ATGGTTGACTTCAAACTTTCTCCTGCTCAGCAAGAAGCCCGACGCCATGCTCAGGCCTTCGCCAACACAATCCTCACCAAAGCTCCAGCAGAGTACAACGCCCAGAAAGACCAGTTCTCTCGCTTTCAGGCTACCAGACCCTTCTACAGGGAAGCTGTTCGCCATGGTCTGATCAAGGCTCAAGTTCCTATTCCCCTTGGCGGAACTATGGAGGGTCTTGTTCACGAGAGCATCATCCTCGAAGAGCTCTTTGCAGTGGAGCCTGCTACTTCACTCACCATTGTCGCTACTGCGCTTGGTCTGATGCCTTTGATTCTCAGTGATTCAACTGCCCTGCaggagaagttcttgaagCCCTTCATCTCTGGCGAGGGTGAACCTCTGGCCAGTTTGATGCACTCTGAGCCTGGTGGAACGGCGAATTGGTTGCAGAAGGGCGGACCAGGTCTCCAAACCACAGCTAGAAAGGTTGGAAACGAATGGATCATTAATGGTGAAAAG CTCTGGCCCTCCAACAGTGGTGGCTGGGACTATAAAGGGGCTGATCTTGCATGCGTCGTTGTCAGAATCTCAGACGATCCATCCAAGCCCCAAGATCCCAACGTCGAACCAGCTACTCAGATTGCTGTCCTCCTGGTAACTCGAGAGACTATCGCCAATAACAAGGAGGAAGCCTATCAGGTCCTGGGCGAACCTGAACTTGCAGGCCAAATCACCGCATCTGGCCCCCACACCCGCTTCACTGAGTTCCGAGTTCCTCATGAGAACCTTCTTTGCACCCCTGGTCTCAAGGCGCAAGGTCTAATCGAGCAAGCCTTTGCCATGTCAGCTGCTCTCGTTGGCGCCATGGCGATAGGAACTGCCCGCGCAGCCTTCGAAGAAGCTCTCGCCTTCGCCAAGTCCGATTCTCGCGGTGGCTCCAAGCCCATCATCGAGCATCAGAGTGTAGCTGACAAGCTCATAGACTGCAAGATTCGCCTCGAGACTAGCCGTTTGCTTGTGTGGAAGGCGGTTACCACTCTCgaggatgaggctcttgaatggaagatcaagcttgagaTGGCTATGCAAACCAAGATCTACACTACCGATGTTGCTGTCGAGTGTGTCATTGATGCTATGAAAGCCGTTGGTATGAAAGCTTATGCAAAGGACATGTCTTTCCCGAGATTGTTGAATGATGTTATGTGTTATCCCTTGTTTGATGGAGGAAATGTGGGTCTGAGACGACGACAGATGCAACGTGTTATGGCTTTGGAGGACTATGAGCCTTGGGCGGCTACTTATGGACCCTCCAAGATTGACAAATCTCGTCTTTAG